AGCCGGAAGTTATCCGCAGTTTGCGGCCACCGTTCGAGCCGGAACGGTTCCACTTCAACAAGGTGGACGAGCGGGAGGTGATGGGCGAGGTCCGGATTGGGGACACGGCGGTGTCTTTGTTGATCAACAATAGTCCGCTGACGGAGTTTCACACGCTGTTGGTGCCGGAGCGGGGGGCAAATTTGGCGCAGGTTCTGACGAAGGGGGGCGTGGAGGCGGCGGTCAGGATTATGCTGGAGTTCAAGGAGATTGACTACCGAATTGGGTTCAATAGCCCTGGAGCGCTGGCGTCCGTGAATCACCTGCACCTTCATTTGCTGTTGGTGAAGCATCGACTGTACGTGGAAGATGCCGTGAGTTCGGTTGACGTTTCTCTTGAAAACAATCTTTTCACGTTAAATTTTCTTGCAGCCCCTCACCCCACTAGGAAACAACCTCTACCGACTCGACAACTGTCCAGCCAAAGCCTACTGCTTTCAACTAGAAACCCCCTCGTCCGCCCCCAACTTCATCGCCCTAATCTACCGAGCCATCGAGCTGCTCCTGGACGCGGGCATCGCGCACAATCTGTTTTTCACGTGGAACTCCGGTGGGACCGTGCTACGGGCGCTGGTCTACCCGCGGTCCCGACCGTGCGAGTACAAACAGGTGCTGCCGCTGAACGTGGCGTTCTGCGAGCTTAGCGGGTACGTCCCGTTGGCGGACCCCGCGGACTATGACGGCATGACGGAGCGCAGGCTGGAGGAGCACTTTGGGCAGGTTCAGGGAGAGGAGGTTTATCGGGAGGTTGAGCCGCTGTTGGTGGAGGGGTTGAGGGACCTTGGTGAAGGAGGTGAAAGGGGGGAACTGTCAAAGTAGGCAAGGTAGAAAAAATGAAGAGAGAATTTCTAGCAATTTTACTTTGGAAAATAAAGAGTgcagtttaaatttaaaaaaaaaatcatcatggcGTTTGTGTTTTCACTTTTGACATTTGtcatttgacttttgactttcgATTTTCGACATTTGACttttgacatttgaaattttacttttgaCTTTTGTGTTTTTACTTTTGACCTTCGACTTTTGACTttcgaaatttgaattttgatattttatatttGACCTTTGACTATTTATTCTTCTCTCTTTACTCTATACTCTTTACCCTTTActctttgctctttgctctttgctctTTACCCTTTACTCTTTGCTctttaatctttaaattttaactcTTTTAGATTTCACTCATTAGATTTTTactcttttgttttttgctctT
This is a stretch of genomic DNA from Culex pipiens pallens isolate TS chromosome 1, TS_CPP_V2, whole genome shotgun sequence. It encodes these proteins:
- the LOC120421215 gene encoding GDP-D-glucose phosphorylase 1, coding for MSTPIDLPNLRATIESRWSELHTNPDHRNIFRYQLAIERERTLPGRFGFLTQLNPKRMTERRKPEVIRSLRPPFEPERFHFNKVDEREVMGEVRIGDTAVSLLINNSPLTEFHTLLVPERGANLAQVLTKGGVEAAVRIMLEFKEIDYRIGFNSPGALASVNHLHLHLLLVKHRLYVEDAPLTPLGNNLYRLDNCPAKAYCFQLETPSSAPNFIALIYRAIELLLDAGIAHNLFFTWNSGGTVLRALVYPRSRPCEYKQVLPLNVAFCELSGYVPLADPADYDGMTERRLEEHFGQVQGEEVYREVEPLLVEGLRDLGEGGERGELSK